A genomic stretch from Chitinophagaceae bacterium includes:
- a CDS encoding PQQ-dependent sugar dehydrogenase, translating to MKQLLFSLLFAVAFTNVFSQSNACGSAPTIYSSTSCTSTSGTLVGASYSAIAGACGSSNNDVWYKFIAQAASTTISITGAVANPRFQIYNNNCGSLGSIYCSSAASGTATTLVIGTEYLVRIYSTTNNLTTFNICVQHAAQSTRMKEVFTDTIIGPNSAGFDSPWEITYEAQEDSLWITENKTYRIRKMHPNGGSRVILDLSQTGSFPSFRRTFTSSQNPWPQGGMMGFAIHPQFLAASSPQNYVYVAYVRAFVGPGPAGGVRQTATNPNNGEAVKGDLFTTFLVRFTYNTTTKALESPVSLCDTITGSNDHNSGRIIIAPVGGTDYLFYAVGDMGAGQFYSAERTMKSQLLNSYEGKILRFNLDNTGTGTGLDPWIPDDNPFNNVAPVTGKSAVWVTGIRNNQGFAYVNNSLFGASHGPFSDDEVNKIISGQNYGHPKVIGKKSDGNYNGAKAANPSFSGWSNEFSGSPLITSLPLISDEANDATPNYVDPIYSYFQSNNATIVNIYTMNPSNSGWPSIAPSGMDGYTNSKIPGWKNSLLLASLKRGYLMRIKPNAAGTGVDPIGGSDTSSVINSQNRFRDIVFGPDGLTIYAVVDRSGSTSGPTSTTPVNSACPGCVIKYTFRGYNPTTASPFPSTIPTSIPIDSSTSAGCVTATAVTINAANKNNDLWVPITGPDGNIIAEIDANNNNLGNITTSFFTRTGNPVRTAFSNKYLNRNVTIGVQNNTIVGNVSVRLYLTAKELADMIATSGSNVTGINDLAVYKNADACGTAMASIATGQTVTGRYVQSTYGHAIQFTVTSFSSFYFLSSTNTLPFDLFSFTGKAQGDAAQLEWVVNNEADVVSYTVQRSLDNTNFEDIATVDAKHLQSSNITYNYTDFNAGKLASTVYYRIHSNENSGSRKFSDIINVNFASMLVTGVSVFPNPVTEKTTVLINAIADETANLKIIDNTGRVIKVIPVNLVKGKNSIQLDLTKFKTGIYFIDINGKAISEKVKLIKQ from the coding sequence ATGAAACAATTACTTTTCTCTCTGCTCTTTGCTGTTGCTTTCACAAACGTTTTTTCACAAAGCAATGCATGCGGCTCTGCTCCAACAATTTATTCTTCCACAAGCTGCACTTCAACAAGTGGCACTTTAGTTGGCGCTTCTTATTCAGCAATTGCCGGAGCATGCGGTAGCAGTAACAATGATGTCTGGTATAAATTTATAGCCCAGGCAGCAAGCACCACTATTTCAATTACCGGCGCTGTTGCTAACCCCCGTTTCCAGATTTACAATAATAACTGTGGAAGTTTAGGCTCAATTTATTGCAGTAGTGCTGCTTCAGGAACAGCTACAACTCTTGTAATTGGCACAGAATACCTCGTTCGTATTTATTCCACTACAAACAACTTAACCACTTTTAATATTTGTGTACAACATGCTGCTCAGTCTACAAGAATGAAAGAAGTTTTTACGGATACAATTATAGGCCCTAACTCAGCTGGTTTTGACAGCCCCTGGGAAATTACCTATGAAGCTCAGGAAGATTCTTTATGGATTACAGAGAACAAAACATACAGAATTAGAAAAATGCATCCAAATGGTGGATCAAGAGTCATTCTTGATTTATCTCAAACTGGAAGTTTTCCAAGTTTTCGCAGAACATTTACCAGTTCACAAAATCCCTGGCCGCAAGGAGGTATGATGGGCTTTGCCATACACCCGCAATTCTTAGCAGCTTCGAGCCCTCAAAATTATGTGTACGTAGCTTATGTTCGTGCCTTCGTTGGTCCCGGACCTGCGGGTGGTGTTCGCCAAACAGCAACCAATCCAAATAATGGAGAAGCTGTTAAAGGCGATCTCTTTACTACTTTCCTTGTTCGCTTTACTTATAACACCACAACCAAAGCATTAGAAAGTCCTGTTTCATTATGCGATACTATTACGGGTAGTAACGACCATAACAGCGGCAGAATAATTATTGCACCTGTTGGCGGTACTGATTATTTATTTTATGCTGTAGGAGATATGGGAGCAGGACAGTTTTACAGTGCTGAAAGAACAATGAAGTCGCAATTGCTTAATTCTTACGAAGGAAAAATATTAAGATTTAATCTTGACAATACAGGCACAGGCACTGGCCTTGACCCATGGATACCTGATGATAATCCATTTAACAATGTGGCTCCCGTAACAGGCAAAAGTGCTGTTTGGGTAACGGGTATCAGGAATAACCAGGGATTTGCCTATGTAAATAACAGTTTATTTGGTGCTTCACACGGGCCTTTCAGTGACGATGAAGTAAACAAAATTATATCAGGACAAAACTACGGGCATCCAAAAGTTATTGGCAAGAAAAGTGACGGAAATTATAATGGTGCCAAGGCAGCCAATCCAAGTTTTTCAGGATGGAGTAATGAATTTTCCGGAAGTCCATTAATTACTTCCTTACCCCTTATTTCAGACGAAGCGAATGATGCAACTCCAAATTATGTAGACCCGATTTATTCCTATTTTCAGTCAAACAATGCAACAATAGTAAACATATATACTATGAATCCATCCAACTCTGGTTGGCCATCTATTGCGCCTTCCGGAATGGATGGTTATACCAATTCAAAAATACCCGGCTGGAAGAATTCATTGTTACTTGCTTCTTTAAAAAGAGGTTATTTAATGCGTATTAAACCGAATGCCGCCGGAACAGGTGTTGATCCGATTGGCGGATCAGATACATCGTCTGTTATTAATTCACAAAACAGGTTTCGTGATATAGTTTTTGGTCCTGATGGTTTAACTATTTATGCTGTTGTTGACAGAAGCGGAAGTACATCAGGCCCAACCTCAACAACACCTGTAAACAGTGCCTGCCCGGGTTGTGTAATAAAATATACATTCAGAGGGTATAATCCCACAACAGCAAGTCCTTTTCCAAGCACAATTCCAACAAGCATTCCTATAGATTCAAGTACATCAGCTGGCTGTGTAACAGCAACTGCCGTAACCATTAATGCAGCTAATAAAAATAATGACCTGTGGGTGCCAATAACAGGGCCCGATGGAAATATCATTGCTGAAATTGATGCGAATAATAATAATCTCGGAAATATTACCACTTCTTTTTTTACAAGAACAGGCAACCCTGTAAGAACAGCATTTTCGAATAAATATTTAAACCGCAATGTGACGATTGGAGTTCAAAACAATACGATCGTAGGTAATGTTTCAGTCCGACTGTATCTCACTGCAAAAGAGCTTGCAGATATGATTGCAACCTCCGGAAGTAATGTAACAGGAATTAATGACCTGGCAGTATACAAAAACGCTGATGCATGTGGTACTGCAATGGCATCAATTGCAACAGGACAAACTGTTACAGGAAGATACGTGCAATCTACTTACGGTCATGCTATTCAGTTTACTGTAACTTCTTTTTCAAGTTTCTATTTCTTATCATCTACCAATACCCTTCCTTTCGATTTATTCAGCTTTACCGGAAAAGCACAGGGTGATGCAGCTCAACTTGAGTGGGTGGTAAACAATGAAGCAGATGTCGTTTCCTATACTGTACAACGCAGCCTGGATAATACAAATTTTGAAGACATTGCAACGGTTGATGCCAAGCATTTACAGTCATCAAATATTACTTACAACTATACTGATTTTAATGCAGGCAAACTGGCATCAACAGTATATTACCGAATACACTCGAATGAAAACAGCGGAAGCAGGAAGTTTTCTGACATCATCAATGTAAACTTTGCTTCGATGCTGGTTACAGGTGTAAGTGTATTCCCGAATCCTGTTACAGAAAAAACAACTGTATTGATTAATGCAATAGCAGATGAAACTGCAAACCTTAAGATTATTGACAATACTGGACGAGTTATTAAAGTAATACCTGTAAATCTTGTGAAAGGTAAAAACAGTATTCAGCTTGACCTGACGAAATTTAAAACCGGTATTTACTTTATTGACATAAATGGTAAAGCCATCAGTGAAAAAGTGAAATTGATCAAGCAATAA
- the fumC gene encoding class II fumarate hydratase yields the protein MEYRIEKDTMGEVKVPVSAYYGAQTQRSIDNFKIAQDINRMPKEIIRAFAYLKHAAAITNNEAGVLPKKKAVLIGKVCKEILEGKLDEYFPLVVWQTGSGTQSNMNVNEVVAYRGHVLNGGKLSDYEKYLHPNDDVNKSQSSNDTFPTAMHIAAYKIIVETTIPGIEKLRNTLDKKAKAFKKVVKIGRTHFMDATPLTLGQEFSGYVSQLDHGLKAIKNTLAHLSELALGGTAVGTGINTPPGYDVNVAKHIAKLTKLPFKTADNKFEALAAHDAIVEAHGALKTVAVSLMKIANDIRMLSSGPRSGIGEIFIPDNEPGSSIMPGKVNPTQCEAVTMIAAQVMGNDVSINIGGSMGHFELNVFKPVMIYNFLHSARLIGDGCVSFNDKCAVGIEPIEANIRKHVENSLMLVTALNTKIGYYKAAEIAQKAHKQGTTLKEMAVKLGYVTPEQFDEWVVPANMVGKI from the coding sequence ATGGAGTACAGGATTGAAAAAGATACCATGGGTGAAGTAAAAGTGCCAGTTAGTGCTTATTACGGGGCACAAACCCAGCGGAGTATCGACAATTTTAAAATTGCACAGGACATCAACCGTATGCCAAAAGAAATTATCCGGGCATTTGCTTACTTAAAGCATGCGGCTGCAATCACTAATAATGAAGCAGGTGTGTTGCCAAAAAAGAAGGCAGTTCTGATTGGCAAAGTATGTAAAGAAATTTTAGAGGGGAAACTGGATGAATATTTTCCATTGGTTGTTTGGCAAACAGGAAGCGGTACACAAAGCAATATGAATGTGAATGAAGTGGTTGCTTACCGTGGCCATGTGCTGAATGGCGGAAAATTAAGTGATTATGAAAAATATCTTCATCCGAATGATGATGTAAATAAATCGCAAAGCAGTAACGATACGTTTCCTACTGCCATGCATATTGCAGCGTATAAAATTATTGTAGAAACAACAATTCCCGGAATTGAAAAACTCCGGAACACATTAGATAAAAAAGCGAAAGCATTTAAGAAAGTTGTAAAGATTGGCCGCACCCATTTTATGGATGCAACACCGCTTACATTGGGGCAGGAGTTCAGCGGTTATGTTTCTCAACTTGATCACGGATTGAAAGCAATTAAAAACACACTGGCTCATTTAAGTGAACTGGCATTGGGTGGCACAGCAGTTGGTACTGGTATCAACACACCTCCAGGGTATGATGTAAATGTAGCAAAGCATATTGCCAAACTCACCAAGCTTCCTTTTAAAACAGCCGATAATAAATTTGAAGCGCTTGCTGCACATGATGCTATTGTTGAAGCGCATGGTGCATTGAAAACAGTAGCTGTAAGTTTAATGAAAATAGCCAATGATATCCGTATGCTCAGCAGCGGACCAAGAAGTGGTATTGGTGAAATTTTTATTCCTGACAATGAGCCGGGATCATCAATTATGCCGGGTAAAGTAAACCCAACTCAATGTGAAGCAGTTACTATGATAGCTGCACAGGTAATGGGTAATGATGTATCAATTAATATCGGCGGTTCAATGGGGCATTTTGAATTGAATGTATTTAAGCCCGTAATGATCTATAATTTTTTACACAGTGCAAGATTAATTGGAGATGGATGTGTAAGCTTTAATGATAAATGTGCGGTAGGTATTGAACCCATTGAAGCTAATATCAGGAAGCATGTAGAAAACTCATTGATGCTTGTTACAGCACTCAATACAAAAATTGGATATTACAAAGCTGCGGAAATTGCACAAAAAGCACATAAGCAGGGAACAACTTTGAAAGAAATGGCAGTGAAGCTTGGCTATGTTACTCCGGAGCAGTTTGATGAATGGGTGGTGCCGGCAAACATGGTTGGTAAAATATAA
- a CDS encoding alpha-L-fucosidase, with product MMKLILCLLVLSARVLLVTGQSKQPLPTKQQLAWHNSEYYLFTHFGPNTFTDKEWGHGDEPEDIFNPTELDCRQWCRIAKAAGATGIIITAKHHDGFCLWPSKYSKHTVRESKWKNGKGDVLKELSKACKEYGLKFGVYISPWDRNHPDYGTEKYNTVFVNMMKELFTSYGPITELWWDGANGEGPNGKKQVYDWKRFKETVRKLSPTTVVFSDIGPDIRWVGNEKGIAGTTNWNTLNIEGFTPGAGAPSTDTLNTGNMNGTSWIPAECDVSIRPGWFYHSTEDDKVKTPEQLFELYLKSVGRGANLLLNVPPDRRGLIHVTDSSALVGFKNLRDESFQHNLSLTARGELHYKGIVYQNSKLVDGKTITAESFPDYHQGVFWIKFKQEEKINCIVLKEPIEKGQQIKKIKISLINGSEQVKEFQLTTVGHKRILTFPAQYISGIRVEFEDAKASPFLSEVESYLIDERLIEK from the coding sequence ATGATGAAACTCATACTTTGTCTTCTCGTCCTTTCTGCCAGGGTCCTCCTTGTTACCGGGCAATCAAAGCAACCCCTTCCAACAAAGCAGCAACTGGCCTGGCACAACTCAGAGTATTATCTCTTTACACATTTCGGCCCCAATACATTTACTGATAAAGAATGGGGGCATGGTGATGAGCCGGAAGATATTTTCAACCCAACAGAACTGGATTGCCGCCAATGGTGCCGCATTGCCAAAGCTGCAGGTGCTACCGGTATTATCATCACTGCCAAACACCATGATGGATTTTGTTTATGGCCCAGTAAATATTCCAAGCATACCGTTCGTGAAAGCAAATGGAAGAATGGAAAGGGAGATGTGTTGAAAGAATTATCCAAAGCCTGCAAAGAATATGGGCTGAAGTTTGGCGTATACATTTCACCTTGGGACAGGAACCATCCTGATTACGGAACTGAAAAATACAACACTGTTTTTGTGAACATGATGAAAGAATTATTCACCAGCTACGGACCCATTACTGAGCTGTGGTGGGATGGTGCAAATGGCGAAGGTCCGAATGGAAAGAAACAGGTGTACGACTGGAAACGCTTTAAAGAAACCGTACGCAAACTTTCTCCAACTACTGTTGTCTTCAGTGATATAGGACCGGATATCCGCTGGGTGGGAAATGAAAAAGGTATTGCCGGTACCACCAACTGGAACACTTTAAACATTGAAGGTTTTACACCCGGAGCAGGTGCACCATCAACTGATACGCTCAATACAGGCAACATGAATGGTACAAGCTGGATACCGGCTGAGTGTGATGTAAGCATCAGGCCCGGATGGTTTTATCATTCAACTGAAGATGATAAAGTAAAAACTCCTGAACAATTATTTGAGTTGTATTTAAAATCAGTTGGTCGGGGTGCAAATTTATTACTGAATGTTCCTCCCGACAGAAGAGGGTTGATTCATGTCACTGATTCATCTGCATTAGTTGGCTTTAAAAATCTGCGTGACGAAAGCTTTCAACATAACCTCTCGTTAACAGCAAGAGGCGAGCTCCATTACAAAGGAATTGTATATCAGAATAGCAAACTGGTTGATGGAAAAACAATCACAGCCGAATCATTTCCTGATTATCATCAAGGAGTTTTCTGGATTAAATTTAAACAGGAAGAAAAAATTAACTGTATTGTGCTGAAAGAGCCAATTGAAAAAGGGCAGCAGATAAAGAAAATAAAAATTTCATTGATCAATGGCTCAGAGCAGGTGAAAGAATTTCAATTGACAACAGTTGGGCACAAACGTATTCTTACATTTCCAGCTCAGTATATCAGCGGAATAAGAGTTGAATTTGAAGATGCAAAAGCCTCTCCTTTTTTAAGTGAAGTTGAAAGTTACCTGATTGATGAAAGGCTGATTGAGAAATAA
- a CDS encoding enoyl-CoA hydratase/isomerase family protein, translated as MAFQTLLTSLEDGIFIITINRPDKLNALNKIVIEELSQAIDEVYNNANIKCAIITGAGPKAFVAGADITEFLTLDAGGGEDLARKGQEMVFDKIEQSPKPIVAAVNGFALGGGCELAMSCHFRLASENAKFGQPEVNLGLIPGYGGTQRLTQLVGKGKAMELMMTANVIDAKEAKQLGLVNHVTDADTLLEHTKEILQVIMTKGPNAVAKVIAAVNAHFDKAQDGFAAEAKLFGDCFGTDEMKEGVGAFLEKRKANFNQ; from the coding sequence ATGGCTTTTCAAACATTACTTACATCGCTTGAAGATGGAATTTTTATCATAACCATCAATCGGCCCGATAAACTCAATGCATTGAATAAAATTGTTATTGAAGAGTTGTCGCAGGCTATAGATGAAGTGTATAACAATGCAAATATTAAATGTGCTATTATAACAGGTGCCGGCCCAAAAGCATTTGTTGCAGGTGCAGACATTACAGAGTTTCTTACTCTGGATGCAGGAGGAGGTGAAGATCTTGCAAGAAAAGGGCAGGAGATGGTGTTTGATAAAATTGAACAGTCGCCCAAGCCAATTGTTGCAGCGGTAAATGGTTTTGCCTTGGGTGGTGGTTGTGAACTGGCAATGAGTTGTCATTTCCGTTTGGCAAGTGAAAATGCAAAATTTGGGCAACCGGAAGTTAATCTTGGTTTGATTCCCGGTTATGGCGGCACACAGCGTTTAACACAATTGGTTGGTAAAGGGAAAGCAATGGAACTGATGATGACGGCAAATGTGATTGATGCAAAAGAAGCAAAGCAACTTGGCCTGGTGAATCATGTAACTGATGCTGATACATTACTTGAACATACCAAAGAAATTTTACAGGTAATTATGACAAAGGGCCCTAATGCAGTTGCAAAAGTAATTGCGGCAGTAAATGCACATTTTGATAAGGCGCAGGATGGTTTTGCCGCCGAAGCAAAATTATTCGGCGATTGTTTTGGTACAGATGAAATGAAAGAAGGAGTTGGAGCCTTCCTTGAAAAGAGAAAAGCAAACTTCAATCAGTAA
- a CDS encoding cobalamin B12-binding domain-containing protein, protein MNRPIRVLVAKVGLDGHDRGAKVIATALRDAGMEVIYTGLRQTPEMVVNAALQEDVDAIGVSILSGAHMTVFPKILQLMKEKKMDDVLLTGGGIIPEADIASLSEMGVGKLFHPGANTHEIADFISDWVKTNRNF, encoded by the coding sequence ATGAACAGACCCATCAGAGTTTTAGTTGCTAAAGTTGGATTGGATGGCCACGACCGTGGCGCTAAAGTAATTGCTACGGCATTGCGTGATGCAGGAATGGAAGTAATTTATACCGGACTCCGTCAAACTCCTGAAATGGTTGTGAATGCGGCATTACAGGAAGATGTTGATGCTATTGGTGTAAGTATCTTGAGCGGTGCACATATGACGGTGTTCCCAAAAATTCTTCAATTAATGAAGGAAAAAAAAATGGATGATGTGTTGCTTACCGGAGGAGGAATAATTCCTGAGGCAGATATTGCATCATTAAGCGAAATGGGTGTTGGAAAATTATTTCACCCCGGTGCTAATACACACGAGATAGCTGACTTTATTTCAGATTGGGTAAAAACCAACCGCAATTTTTGA
- a CDS encoding glycosyltransferase family 39 protein, protein MNFSKSSWPLIFFLAVIKFALPFFLQHPIYELHRDEFLYLEQGHHLAWGYMEVPPMLSWLSWLTHLLGGDFFWVKFWPSLFGAFTLVITCRMAVEMGGKLFAVLIAGLCIMFTAYLRLHFLFQANFLEVFWWSLSAYFILRYINSKQTRYLYWIGFAFGCGWLSKNSVSFFIIGFAAALLLTQYRSLFLNKHLYGAGLLAFIIALPNLLWQYNHNWPLLHHMEELRETQLKFINPVDFLTGQVLMYFSAFYIWMIGLIWLFTERGKEYRMLACVYRTVIILLVLSRGKNYYSLGVYPMLFAAGAVALQQWTNNRFKWIRWVTAALILGVTWVIVPIGMPVWEPDKLDAFYKKVKTENTGALKWEDQLKHSLPQDFADYLGWKEITSKAENSYQSLPAAERDSTVIFCRHYGLAGALKYYGKDQRFKEKVISDNGSFLHWIPDDLSFKHLLFIGRRMPDKDDEVFQHFEKVTIIDSVTYKHSRQLGDKVIFFERVDSIGSKLATEGLKQMKLRFNL, encoded by the coding sequence ATGAATTTTTCGAAGTCAAGCTGGCCATTAATTTTTTTTCTGGCCGTTATCAAATTTGCATTGCCTTTTTTTCTGCAGCATCCCATTTATGAATTACACAGGGATGAGTTTCTGTATTTAGAACAGGGTCACCACCTGGCATGGGGCTATATGGAAGTGCCGCCCATGCTTTCCTGGCTGTCATGGCTTACGCATTTACTGGGCGGTGATTTCTTTTGGGTAAAATTCTGGCCATCTCTATTTGGTGCATTCACACTGGTTATTACATGCAGGATGGCTGTTGAAATGGGTGGTAAGCTGTTTGCTGTTTTAATTGCCGGACTGTGCATCATGTTCACTGCCTATCTGCGGTTACATTTTTTATTCCAGGCAAATTTTTTAGAAGTATTCTGGTGGAGCTTAAGTGCATATTTTATTCTCCGTTATATCAACAGCAAGCAAACCAGGTATCTCTACTGGATCGGTTTTGCATTTGGCTGCGGATGGTTGAGCAAAAATTCTGTTTCGTTTTTCATCATTGGATTTGCTGCGGCTTTGTTACTTACACAATACCGTTCACTTTTTTTGAATAAGCATTTGTATGGAGCAGGATTGCTTGCATTCATCATTGCATTGCCAAACCTTCTCTGGCAATACAATCATAACTGGCCACTGCTGCACCATATGGAAGAGTTGAGGGAAACACAATTGAAGTTTATTAATCCTGTTGATTTTTTAACAGGACAGGTGTTGATGTATTTTTCTGCTTTTTATATCTGGATGATTGGGTTGATCTGGCTATTCACCGAAAGAGGTAAGGAATACCGAATGCTGGCATGCGTCTATCGAACTGTTATTATTTTACTTGTGTTATCAAGGGGAAAAAATTATTACTCATTGGGAGTTTATCCTATGTTGTTTGCTGCGGGCGCAGTGGCGTTGCAGCAATGGACAAACAACCGGTTTAAGTGGATAAGATGGGTTACCGCTGCATTGATATTGGGTGTAACGTGGGTGATTGTGCCAATAGGCATGCCCGTTTGGGAGCCTGATAAATTAGATGCTTTTTACAAAAAGGTAAAGACTGAAAATACCGGAGCATTGAAATGGGAAGATCAGCTGAAGCATTCACTTCCGCAGGACTTTGCTGATTATCTTGGCTGGAAAGAAATTACTTCAAAGGCAGAAAATTCTTATCAGTCATTACCTGCTGCAGAAAGAGACAGTACCGTTATTTTTTGCCGGCATTATGGATTAGCAGGGGCCTTAAAATATTACGGAAAAGATCAGCGGTTTAAAGAAAAAGTAATCAGTGATAATGGGTCTTTCCTGCATTGGATTCCTGATGATCTGAGTTTCAAGCATCTGCTTTTTATTGGCAGAAGAATGCCGGATAAAGATGATGAAGTGTTTCAGCATTTCGAAAAAGTAACCATTATTGATTCGGTTACTTACAAGCATTCACGGCAACTGGGAGATAAAGTGATCTTTTTCGAAAGGGTTGATTCAATTGGATCGAAACTGGCAACAGAAGGGTTGAAACAAATGAAACTGCGGTTCAATCTCTGA
- a CDS encoding aldo/keto reductase, with product MSEIGFGAWAIGGGAMIGTTAIGWGDADDTVSVKAIHAALDAGINFFDTADIYGLGHSEKMIGKEIGNSKEVVIATKVGNVSRNEQFTVDYSKEYILAACEASLKRLNRDVIDYYQLHTARLGHLQNGECIEVMHQLQQEGKIRYWGLSLNTFEADADAEFLIKNNLGNGFQLALNIINQKALSLLKTAASKGYGIIARMPLQFGLLTGKFDLSAEAWAKVDKQPIFSDNDHRKNRLTKEVIDATLTATEPVWKLCSKYNCTKTQLALSYILSYKEVSTIIPGIRTPEQVKLNTEGLFQLDEMDRMMIEQLGSTSFIELMELIRKQG from the coding sequence GTGAGCGAAATCGGTTTTGGCGCATGGGCCATTGGTGGCGGTGCCATGATTGGAACAACAGCCATTGGCTGGGGTGATGCAGATGATACTGTTTCGGTAAAAGCCATTCATGCTGCATTGGATGCCGGTATCAATTTTTTTGATACGGCAGATATTTACGGATTAGGTCATTCAGAAAAAATGATCGGCAAAGAAATCGGCAACAGCAAAGAAGTTGTGATTGCTACCAAGGTTGGTAATGTTTCCAGAAACGAACAGTTTACGGTTGATTATTCAAAAGAATACATTCTCGCTGCATGTGAAGCTTCTTTAAAACGACTGAACAGAGATGTAATTGATTATTACCAGTTACACACTGCCAGGTTAGGCCATTTGCAAAATGGCGAATGTATTGAAGTGATGCATCAATTGCAGCAAGAGGGAAAGATTCGTTATTGGGGATTATCGCTTAATACATTTGAAGCCGATGCAGATGCAGAATTTCTGATAAAGAACAATCTTGGCAATGGATTTCAGCTGGCACTGAATATCATCAATCAAAAAGCATTGTCCTTACTGAAAACTGCAGCCAGTAAAGGTTATGGCATTATTGCAAGGATGCCTTTACAGTTTGGATTGCTTACTGGTAAGTTTGACTTGTCCGCCGAAGCTTGGGCGAAGGTGGATAAGCAGCCAATTTTTTCAGATAATGATCACCGCAAAAACCGTTTAACAAAAGAAGTAATTGATGCAACGTTAACTGCAACTGAGCCTGTATGGAAATTATGCAGTAAATACAATTGCACAAAAACACAACTGGCTTTGAGTTATATTCTCAGCTACAAGGAAGTATCAACCATCATTCCCGGCATCCGCACACCCGAACAGGTGAAACTGAATACAGAAGGTTTATTTCAGTTAGATGAAATGGACAGGATGATGATTGAACAACTTGGTTCAACTTCTTTTATTGAGTTGATGGAACTGATCAGGAAACAGGGTTGA
- a CDS encoding ABC transporter ATP-binding protein — translation MLDLSYDSADLGIIREATQWSRKWNPVLSDQNNVELNDDFFSATANLLNKAEAALKPENNTLSKLLEAVNVSKTYTKGNFKLSTISLSIQNGDILGVVGENGNGKTTLLRCLAGQLYPDNGNIHYSLLSNPDYYNIKNYVAFIPQRIPRWYGMLKDNLHFSASIAGMHGETNEVMVDFMLERLSLTQYSSLNWTQISSGYRTRFELARILLQKPQLLILDEPLANLDIKAQQTILTDLRYMTAWRNHPMGVILSSQQLHEVEKVAHTVMMIKNGKCINHLTDSAPDLQKSTVIEIETTADKEALQQALNEQQVTIQFNGGFYTISADNCSSQKLIEQLIKQKVTVSYFRDITHSTKRFF, via the coding sequence ATGCTTGATTTAAGTTATGACAGTGCTGATCTCGGCATCATCCGGGAAGCAACACAATGGAGCAGGAAATGGAATCCTGTTTTATCTGATCAAAATAATGTTGAATTAAATGATGATTTTTTTTCAGCAACCGCCAATCTCCTTAACAAAGCTGAAGCCGCATTGAAACCGGAAAACAATACACTCAGCAAGCTGCTGGAAGCTGTAAACGTTTCAAAAACCTATACAAAAGGAAATTTTAAACTTAGCACAATCAGTTTGAGTATTCAAAATGGTGATATTCTTGGAGTGGTTGGCGAAAACGGCAATGGCAAAACAACTCTGCTCCGCTGTCTTGCAGGACAGTTGTACCCTGACAATGGTAACATTCACTACAGTCTTTTATCAAATCCCGATTACTACAACATAAAAAATTATGTTGCTTTTATTCCTCAACGGATTCCACGCTGGTATGGAATGCTGAAGGACAATCTGCATTTTAGTGCTTCCATTGCAGGTATGCATGGCGAAACAAACGAAGTGATGGTTGATTTTATGCTTGAACGTTTAAGCCTTACCCAATATTCCAGTCTTAACTGGACACAAATCAGCAGTGGTTACAGAACCCGGTTTGAGCTGGCAAGAATTTTATTACAAAAACCGCAGTTACTGATTTTAGATGAACCACTTGCAAACCTCGATATCAAAGCACAACAAACAATCTTAACTGATCTCCGGTACATGACAGCTTGGAGAAATCATCCAATGGGCGTTATACTCAGCTCACAGCAGTTACATGAAGTTGAGAAAGTTGCACATACCGTAATGATGATAAAAAATGGCAAGTGCATAAATCACCTAACAGATTCTGCACCAGATTTACAAAAAAGCACCGTTATCGAGATTGAAACAACGGCAGATAAAGAAGCCCTTCAGCAGGCATTAAATGAACAGCAGGTAACTATTCAGTTTAATGGCGGGTTTTATACGATAAGTGCCGACAATTGCAGCTCACAGAAACTGATTGAACAACTTATCAAACAAAAGGTTACCGTAAGCTATTTCAGAGACATCACTCATTCAACCAAACGCTTCTTTTAA